The Geotoga petraea region ATGGCAAGAACATTTGAACCATCGTTCCATTGTTCTCTTGCAGCTGCTATTTCGTCTCCATCTCCACATTTAATAAGGGTTATTTTGTCTTTATCTAAATGTTTTTCGAGTATTTTGTTTAGGGAACCAGTTTCTTCTTCAATAACGTAATCTGATTCATCATTTTTCCTCAATACAAAAATTTTCATTGCTTCTTCGAGTTCAGAATGTACTACAAATTTATCATAATCAATCATGGTAAAAACTGTATCAAGATGCATATAAGCTCTTTTGGCTGGTATCAAAAATCCAAGAATTGTATCAAAAGAATCATTATACTCTTTAAAAATTTTATCCGCAAGAGTTTCTAATGCTTCTGGGTCAGTTCTTTCAGATATACCCACGGCTATAGTTTTTTCATCTAATATTAAAATATCCCCACCTTCAACTGCATATGGGAAAGACTTTTTATAATAGAGAGGAGTATCCTTAAAATCTTGGTGATATTTTAAAACGTATTCCATAAGCATAGATTCTCTTCTTCTTGCTGGTGTTCTCATCCTGTTTATGCTGGCTCCTTTACCAATCATAGCAACAGGGTCTCTTTGAAAATAAAGGTTTGGCATAGGGTTTAGAAAAAATGGAATATCCATATTTGATTTTCTAACCTTTACCGAAAAAATCTCTTTTTTAAGTTCCAGTTCATTTGTTCTAACTCCAGCGATCATTTTTGCAACCATAGATTTTGTATCCATAGATAACAAATAATCTTCTAAAGAAGATTTAATGATCTGGTTATTAATTTCTGACATTTCCAAAAATTCATCTAAAAAAATCTTTTTTATATTTTCATTTTCAAGAGTTTCTTCTAAAAGATTTGAAATATAGTATACTTTTGAACCATTTTCTTCTAAAACTTTTGCAAAATTATCGTGTTCTTCCTGGGCTTTTTTTAAAAAAGGAATATCATCAAAAAGCAAATCAGATAAGTAATTAGGAGCTAAATTTTCAAGCTCTGCTCCAGGTCTGTGAAGTAATACGCTTCTAAGTTTTCCTATTTCAGAATAAACTCTTATAGCCACCAAATCTCCCCCTTTGTATCGTTTCATATAATTATAATATGATATTGTTATTTAATTAAATCTTATATGAGCTGGTTATTGAGAATGAGAACGAATGTTATGAAATATTTTTCATTAATCTTTTTAATACTTAAATTATATATTTTTAAAAAGTAATCTAAATATTCTTACATAAGCACAAAAACGTTAATTGAAAAAAATATCAGAGATAAAAATAATCATATATATTATATAAGAAATAACAAAAAAATAAAAACTTTTTTTAAAAGGGTAATTAATAGTATAATGAAAATGAAATGATTTTTTAAAAGGAGGCAAAAATATGGCTATGGTTTATGATGATGTATCTTGGGTAGATTTTGACAAATTGGAAAATTTCATGACAGATGTTTTTAAAAGTGTTGGTGTACCAGAAGAAGATGCGAAAATATGTGCCAATGTTTTAATTGCCGCAGATAAAAGAGGAATAGATACTCACGGAATAGGCAGGTTAAAACCTATTTACATAGATAGAATAAACGATGGAATACAAAAACCAGTAACAAATTTTGAAATTGTTAGAGAAACTCCAACAACAGCTGTGGTAGACGGACACGATGGGATGGGTCATGTAATAGGTTACAAATCCATGAAAATGGCTATAGAAAAAGCAAAGAAATATGGAATGGGCATGGTTGTGGTAAGAAACTCCACTCATTATGGAATCGCAGGATATTACGGACTTATGGCATCAGAACAAGACATGATTGGAATAACAGGAACAAATGCCAGACCTTCTGTGGCTCCAACTTGGGGAGTAGAACCTATGCTTGGAACAAACCCTTTGACTTTTGTTATGCCTACAGACGAAGAATTTCCTTTCTTCGCTGACTTTGCAACACCAGTATCTCAAAGAGGAAAAATTGAAATGTATGATAGAGCTGGTAAAGAAGTACCGGAAGGCTGGGTAGTTGGGAAAGACGGAAAAAGCAAAACAGACCCAAAAGAAATATTAAAATTGATCCTTGCAGGAGAAGCTTCATTAGTTCCTCTTGGAGGAATAGGTGAAGAAAACGGTGGCTATAAAGGATATGATTATGCAACGGTTGTAGAAATCCTTTCAGCTGCTTTACAACAAGGGGCATTTTTAAAAGCTCTTTCAGGTTTTGATAAAGACGGAAACAAAAGGCCATATAGATTGGGACACTTTTTTATAGCAATTGGTATAAACGCATTTACAGAACCAGAAAAATTCAAAAAAACAACAGGTCAAATATTGAGAGAATTGAGAAATTCAGAAAAGATGCCAGGAGCAGAAAGAATATGGACTGCAGGAGAAAAAGAATACGAAACATGGCTCGAAAGAAAAGACAAAGGAGCACCATTAAACAAAAAGCTTAGAGAACAGATAATAGAGTTAAGAGATAAATACAATTTGAATTACAAATTTGATTTTGAAAAGGGATGATGTAAATGGATATGAGAGAAAAGGCTTTAAAAGAACACGAATTATGGAGAGGAAAGCTCGAAATAAAATCGAAAGTAAAGGTTAACACATCAGAAGATTTAGCCATAGCATACACCCCAGGAGTTGCTGAACCTTGTAAAGAAATAGAAAAAGATATAGAAAATGTTTATAAATATACCATGAAATCAAATACTATTGCTGTAGTTACAGATGGTTCTGCAGTTCTTGGCCTTGGTGATATAGGCCCAGAAGCAGCACTCCCGGTTATGGAAGGGAAATGTGTTCTTTTCAAAGAATTTGCAGATATAGATGCTTTCCCAATATGTTTGGACACAAACGATGTAGACGAAATAGTAAATACAATAAAAATAATATCTCCCGGACTCGGTGGGGTAAACCTCGAAGACATATCCGCTCCAAGATGCTTTGAAATAGAAAGACGACTAAAACAAGATTTAAAAATCCCTGTTTTTCACGATGATCAACATGGTACTGCGATAATAGTTCTTGCAGGTATAATGAACTCTTTAAAAATAATAAAAAAGCAAAAAGAAAATTTAAAGGTAGTTATAAGTGGTGCTGGTTCAGCAGGAATAGCAATAGCAAAAATATTGTTGAACTTTGGGATAAAAAATATAATACTTACAGACAGAAAAGGAATACTAACTCAAATGGAAGATAATTGGGCAAAAAGAGAAATAGCAGATATGACAAATCCAGAAAAAATACAAGGTGATCTTTCTGAAGCTTTGATAAACAGCGATATTTTCATTGGTGTTTCTGCACCTGGAATAGTGACAAAAGAAATGATAGAAACAATGAATAAAGATGCAATAGTCTTTGCAATGGCAAACCCTGTACCAGAAATAATGCCAGAAGAAGCCAAAGCAGGTGGGGCGAGAATAATTGGTACAGGTAGATCAGATTTTCCAAATCAGGTAAACAATGTACTCGCTTTTCCAGGGATACTAAAAGGTGCTCTAAAAGCCAGAACACAAATTACTGAAGAAATGAAAATAGCAGCTGCAAAGGCAATAGCAGAAATGATTCCAGAAGAAGAATTAAACGAAGAAAATATATTGCCAAAAGCTTTTAAACCAGGAATTGCAGAAAACGTTGCAAATGCCGTAATAAATGCAGCTGAAAAATAAATAATAATTAAAACAAACCCTTACAAAATTTTGTAAGGGTTGGTTATTTTAAATAATTGCAATGATACTTTTATAAAAAGATTAAGAAAGCTAACTTTTTTGATTTTCTTTGACATTGATTTATATATCGTTTATTATTAAAGTGGTAGTTAAAAAATCATTTTATAAGGAGAATAAATTATGCCGGCAGGAAACAAATCTGACAGACTCGGACAAGAAAAAATAAGTAAATTATTGATAAAACTATCTCTTCCTGCAATAGCAGGAATGATAATTCAGTCTTTATACAACATAATAGACAGTATTTATATTGGAAACCTTGGAACAGAATACCTTTCTGCACTATCCCTTGCTTTCCCCGTCCAATTAATAATAATAGCTTTAGGCGTTGGTACTGGGATAGGAGCCAGTTCTTTAATATCCAGACTTCTGGGAGAAGGAAGAAAGAAAAGAGCGAGTAATGCGGCGGAACATGTTTTTATACTGGCTATAGTATATGGTGCAGTAATAGGAACAATAGGTTTTTTCTTATCAGATGAAATAATGTCTATATTTACAAACGATCCCGTACTAATTGACTTATCTCAAAGATACATAAGGATAATCATGACTGGTTCATTGGCAATTTTTGCTCCAGCTACATTTAACTACATTCTGAGAGGTGAAGGAAACACTTTTCTTCCCATGGTTACTATGTTTATTGGGGCCATAACGAATATAATATTAGATCCATTATTGATATATGGAATATGGATATTTCCAGAAATGGGGGTAGAAGGAGCTGCAACTGCTACTATAATTGCAAGAACTCTTGGAGGAATATTCATAACATTTGTTCTATTTAGCGATAAAAACGAAATTAAATTCAATTTTAAGCTTTTCAAGTTTGATTTTCAAATAATAAAAGATATTTTTAAAGTAGGAATACCAGCAATGGTAAACAGACTGATGTTTAGTTTTGCCATAACTATAATAAATGGAATACTTGGTATGTACAACACCACTGCAATAGGTGTTATGGGTGTAGTATTTAGACTTCAATCCTTTTATCTAATGGCAGTGTTTGGATTGAATCAAGGTTATCTACCGTTGCTCGGGTACAATTACGGATACAAAAAACCCGAAAGAATGAAAAGAACAGTTCTTATTGGATGGCTAACCGCTTTAACCTTTGGAGCCATAGGCTTTACAGTATTCCAGGTTTTCACAGAACCTCTTCTGAGAATGTTTAATTCAAATCCAGAATTTATAGAAATTGGTATACCAGCTTTTAGAAAAGTAAGCATATCTTACATGTTTATGGCTTTAAATGTCATAGGAGCTGGAACATTCCAGGCACTTGGAAAAGGTGTACCGAGTTTAGTAATAACATTTTTAAGACAGGCATTGATACTTTTGCCATCAATGTATATTTTAGCAAGGATAGGAGGGCTTGACTCGGCATGGTTTGCCTTTCCAATAGCAGAATCAATTGCTTTCATAGTAAACATAATTTGGGTAGTTCTGTTACTAAGAAAAAATATGAAAGAAATGAAAAATGAAAATATGCAAAAAGAATATGTAAAACAAGAATAGACTCCATAGATACGGTTGAAAAAATCAGTAACTAAAGCTTTTAAAAAACAGCAAAAATTAAATAAATAATCAACGCACCAGAAAAATAAAAGTCAGCATTTTGAATGATACTCACAAAAAGTAAACACAAAAATTAATTATTAAATGATGGTATAATAAAAAAATAACAACTATAGTTTCTATATTTAAATTGTTGTATTTAAATTGCAGGTAATTTAAAAAATTCAAACAATAACACTATGTGTGTAAACTCCCTTTTAAAGGGAGTTTTTTTATCATTTGACAATAAGTAATAAAAAGGTATACAATATAAATACAACATGAAATAAAATATATTGATATATTTTATCTTTATATTAAAATATGAATAAAATAAACGATATTAAAGTGAAATAAAAAGATTTGATGATGATATAATAAAAATATAATGTAAAACGATTAATAAAAGGAGGTATAAAATGAAATATTATGAGTTGTTAACCACTGTATTTTCGAAAAAAGATATAGATTATCAAGAGATAAACTGGCGTATTGGGGAATTGATAAATCAAAGTATGTATTTTTCTGAGGAGCTAAAAAAGTTTCATAAAGAAAATAAAATAAAGTACTATGTTTTTAGCGGATTATCTCCAATTGAAAAAGATAAAGTTTACAAAAGGGGGAGAGTGTATTTTTTTAGATTAAAATCATTGAATAAATCATTTATTGAAGAAATCAAAAATAATTACAATAAAATCAACAATGATTTTTTTCATATAGTTTCATCTGAAATAAATGTTTACCAACAGCAATTTATAACAAGTCTTTATACTTTAAATGCTTCAATCAGTACATTAGATGGAAATAAAGGTTATTGGAAAAAAGAAGATGGGTTAGAGTTAATAAAAGAAAGAATAAAAAACAATCTTTTAAAAAAGTATGAAAACTATTTTGAAGAAGAATTAGATTTGAAAGATGAATTTATTGAGTATATAGAAGTGATAAATAAAAAGCCTATAGTTTACAAATACAAAGATTTTAAAGTTTTAGGGAATAAATTCAATATTAAAGTAGGTACATCGGTGGAATCTCAAAAATTAGCGAAATTAGCAAATGCTGTAGGAATTTTAGAAAAAAATAGTAGCCTCGGTGGAGGATACGTTATTGGAAAATAAAAGGAGGTGTTTGAAATTTTATTAGAATTGTTAAATATTTTTAGTAGAGAGTTTGAAAAAGACCCAAATATAATTTTAGATAACTATAGTTTAAAAGATGGAGTATATATCAAATTAGATGAAACTGGTGAAATAATAGATCATTTATTTGTAAAAAACAAAAAAGATGATGATGAACTTTTTCATAGTGAAAAATATGAATGGTTTAAAGAGAGAGATTATTTTAGTTCAATTTTAGATACCAACAAATGTATTGATACAAAAAATAGAAAAATACATTCTAACAATTTTTTCACAATGTTTTTAAAGATGGAAAATTATAAAGAAAAAAACAATTATATCAAATTATTAAATTCACATTTTGAAAAACTAAAAAATCCTAGATCATATGGAAGCAATGATAAAAATACTCAAAAAATATTTGACACGCTTTCTGAAACATTACCAGTAGATGATATGGATAATTATAATATAGAAGAATATAAAAAAATTTTAATCGATAAATACGGAGATATAAAGAATCTATTAGAAGAAATTAAAGAAAAAAATAATGAAAAAGATTCTAAATTCAAGAGTTATTATTTAAAAGTATTTTTTGATAAAGATTTAGATAAATATAAAAAATTTTACGAATTATACACAAAACCGAGGATTTTTGCAAGTAATAGTTATAACAGAGAAGGTAGAGAAGGAGAAATTTACGGATTACCGATTCCAAATATTTCTTTAAATTCAAAAAAACCATTCAATCAGTTAAAAAGCACAAAATTTGAAGCCCCATTTAGAGTATCTCCTGAACAAGCAATGGATTTATATAATTTCTTTGAATTTCTTTCTAATTTAAAAAACAGGTATTTCTATATAACTGGAAATTGTAAGTTTAAAGGAGATTACAACCAAGAAAATGTCGATAAAGAAAACTGTCATTTTATTTATAAAGAAAATGAAAATGGGAAAGCCATTATTAAAGACTATGATTATCTCATAGATTTTGATAACAATATAAATTTTGACTATAAAAAAATAATCGAACCATCTAAAAAATTAAAAATGAAAGAAGAATATAGGCCAATATCACGATTATATGAATTAGAGAGTAAGGTAGATTATTATTTTTTTAATCAAAAATTAAAAAATAATTATTTTGAAGAAAGGATACGCGACCAATCAATCAGCTCATATTTAAAAGAAATATTGATGATAACAAGAGATAGTTTTTATAATTATTTTAAGAAAAATAAAGTAAGAGATATAAAACATATTTTAACTAAATATGGAGTAGAAATAATAAAAGAGAATTTTAAAAAATCAGGAGATTATGTAATACCAGCATTTAATTTGTATATTTCAATGAAAATTTATTTTGAATTAGGAGGAGTAGAAATGAAAGATAAAATAAGAAGTAATTTAGAGTATTTCAAAAAAAATGGAGAAGATATAACTCAATTACAAAATATTGAAGAATACTCTTTTTTAGCAGGTCAAATAGTAAAATATTTGATAGGTAAAAGTAAAAAAAGTAAAAAAACTCATGAATTAGTTTCACCATTTTTAAATTGTTCAACAGTTGAAGATATGAAACATGAAATAGCAGGATACTTTGAAAAATATAAACATGAATTGATGCTAAATCAATTTAGAGACAACCTTATATCAATTTTATTTAATTTTGAGAATGAAAAAGAAAAGATAGACTTTGACATGTTTTTTGCTGGTTATTTAACAAGAGAAAATATATTTTATTCAAATAAAGAAGATAGAGAAAATTTAAAAAAAGGAGATGAAATAATATGAAATTTAAAAAAAGAGTATACGGGGCAGTGTCGATAAAATCAAAGATGGCTAATTTTAATGCAGATTTTACAGGTAGACCAAAATCAATTTCAAGAGGAGAATATTTTGCAAGTGATAAAGCAGTAAAATTCCCTATGAAATATATGTGGGATAAAGATGGAGAAAAGGTAATGTATATTAGATCTTATACTGAAACAGAGAACAAAAAGAAAGAAAAGAAGATAGTTCCAAGAACACTATCTGAGAGATACGAGTATTTATTTGAAACAGAAATAAATAAAAAGGATTCAAATGAAGTGATGGGGAACCTCTTTTCATGTATAGACGTTTTAAATTTTGGAGCAACATTTGCAGAAGGTGGACAAAATTTATCTATAACAGGAGCAGTTCAATTTAATCAAGGAATGAACAAATACTCTGAAACAAAAGTAATAACACAAGATATATTATCTCCTTTTAAAGATGCAACTTCTGAAGATGCGCAGATGACATCTATAGGTAAAAAAATTGTGACAGATGAGGCCCATTATATTTATGGCTTTTCTGTAAACCCAAAATCATATGAAGAATATGAAAATATTGTAGAAGGATTTGAAGGTTATTCGGAAGAAGCATACGAAAAATTTAAAGAAGCCGCACTAATAAGCACAACAGCATTAAATACTAATTCAAAATTTGGTTGTGAAAACGAATTAGGTATATTTGTTGAGACAAAAGAAGATTCAAAAATGTATTTACCAGATATCTCTAATTTTATAGAATTTTCAAAAAGTGAAAAAGATGTATTTGATCTTAATAAACTTGAATTTTTAAATGATTATATAGAAGAAATAGAAAAAATAGAAATATATTATAATGAATTTTTAACAGAAATAAAAATGGAAAAATTAAATAAATTACCTATAAAATTGATGAACATATATACAAAAAAAGAGGTTGAGTAAAAAATGAAAGCTCTGAAATTCAATTTGAGTGGAAAAACGGCTTTTTTTAAAAAACCAGATGTAAATCAATATGCCTATTATACTTACAACAATATACATAAAATAGCATTATTAGGAGTATTTGGAGCTATTATAGGGTTAAAAGGATATAATCAACAAAAAAAAGAAAAATATCCAGAATTTTATGAAAAATTAAAAGATTTTAAAATATCAATAGTACCAAAGAAAAAGTATTTTGACAAAAAAATACAAATATTTAATAATACAGTCGGTTATGCTTCTCAAGAAGCTAATAACATCTTAAATGTAAGAGAACAATGGTTAGAAGAACCAGAATGGGATATATATATATTAGAAAACCAAAGTCAGGAATATGAGAAAATAGAAAACTTCCTTTTAAATAAAAAAACCGAATATATCCCTTATTTAGGTAAAAATGATCATTCAGCAGATATAAAAGATGTAGAAAAAGTGAACCTATCAAAAGAAGAAAAAATAAACCATATAGATTCAATATTTTTAGAAAAAATATGTGAATTAGGGATTTATCCATATGATGATGAAAATGAATATATTCTAAAAGAAAAGCAACCAATTAAATTAAACGAAATGTATAATTTCTATGAATTTGAAAATACAATATACACAAATTTAGAAATTGAAAAATTGAAAAATGGCAGCGATGTATATACTGATGGAGAAAAAATCTTGTACTTCTTCTAAAGGAGAAAAAAATGTATATAGACATGGGGAATTTATTAAATGAAAAAACAGTTTATGCTCATTTAAGTGA contains the following coding sequences:
- the cas5b gene encoding type I-B CRISPR-associated protein Cas5b, whose product is MKALKFNLSGKTAFFKKPDVNQYAYYTYNNIHKIALLGVFGAIIGLKGYNQQKKEKYPEFYEKLKDFKISIVPKKKYFDKKIQIFNNTVGYASQEANNILNVREQWLEEPEWDIYILENQSQEYEKIENFLLNKKTEYIPYLGKNDHSADIKDVEKVNLSKEEKINHIDSIFLEKICELGIYPYDDENEYILKEKQPIKLNEMYNFYEFENTIYTNLEIEKLKNGSDVYTDGEKILYFF
- a CDS encoding type I CRISPR-associated protein Cas7, whose amino-acid sequence is MKFKKRVYGAVSIKSKMANFNADFTGRPKSISRGEYFASDKAVKFPMKYMWDKDGEKVMYIRSYTETENKKKEKKIVPRTLSERYEYLFETEINKKDSNEVMGNLFSCIDVLNFGATFAEGGQNLSITGAVQFNQGMNKYSETKVITQDILSPFKDATSEDAQMTSIGKKIVTDEAHYIYGFSVNPKSYEEYENIVEGFEGYSEEAYEKFKEAALISTTALNTNSKFGCENELGIFVETKEDSKMYLPDISNFIEFSKSEKDVFDLNKLEFLNDYIEEIEKIEIYYNEFLTEIKMEKLNKLPIKLMNIYTKKEVE
- a CDS encoding Ldh family oxidoreductase; the encoded protein is MAMVYDDVSWVDFDKLENFMTDVFKSVGVPEEDAKICANVLIAADKRGIDTHGIGRLKPIYIDRINDGIQKPVTNFEIVRETPTTAVVDGHDGMGHVIGYKSMKMAIEKAKKYGMGMVVVRNSTHYGIAGYYGLMASEQDMIGITGTNARPSVAPTWGVEPMLGTNPLTFVMPTDEEFPFFADFATPVSQRGKIEMYDRAGKEVPEGWVVGKDGKSKTDPKEILKLILAGEASLVPLGGIGEENGGYKGYDYATVVEILSAALQQGAFLKALSGFDKDGNKRPYRLGHFFIAIGINAFTEPEKFKKTTGQILRELRNSEKMPGAERIWTAGEKEYETWLERKDKGAPLNKKLREQIIELRDKYNLNYKFDFEKG
- the arcA gene encoding arginine deiminase, whose amino-acid sequence is MKRYKGGDLVAIRVYSEIGKLRSVLLHRPGAELENLAPNYLSDLLFDDIPFLKKAQEEHDNFAKVLEENGSKVYYISNLLEETLENENIKKIFLDEFLEMSEINNQIIKSSLEDYLLSMDTKSMVAKMIAGVRTNELELKKEIFSVKVRKSNMDIPFFLNPMPNLYFQRDPVAMIGKGASINRMRTPARRRESMLMEYVLKYHQDFKDTPLYYKKSFPYAVEGGDILILDEKTIAVGISERTDPEALETLADKIFKEYNDSFDTILGFLIPAKRAYMHLDTVFTMIDYDKFVVHSELEEAMKIFVLRKNDESDYVIEEETGSLNKILEKHLDKDKITLIKCGDGDEIAAAREQWNDGSNVLAIEPGKIIAYDRNIITNKLLKDHGVEVLEIESSELSRGRGGPRCMSMPLYRE
- a CDS encoding MATE family efflux transporter; protein product: MPAGNKSDRLGQEKISKLLIKLSLPAIAGMIIQSLYNIIDSIYIGNLGTEYLSALSLAFPVQLIIIALGVGTGIGASSLISRLLGEGRKKRASNAAEHVFILAIVYGAVIGTIGFFLSDEIMSIFTNDPVLIDLSQRYIRIIMTGSLAIFAPATFNYILRGEGNTFLPMVTMFIGAITNIILDPLLIYGIWIFPEMGVEGAATATIIARTLGGIFITFVLFSDKNEIKFNFKLFKFDFQIIKDIFKVGIPAMVNRLMFSFAITIINGILGMYNTTAIGVMGVVFRLQSFYLMAVFGLNQGYLPLLGYNYGYKKPERMKRTVLIGWLTALTFGAIGFTVFQVFTEPLLRMFNSNPEFIEIGIPAFRKVSISYMFMALNVIGAGTFQALGKGVPSLVITFLRQALILLPSMYILARIGGLDSAWFAFPIAESIAFIVNIIWVVLLLRKNMKEMKNENMQKEYVKQE
- a CDS encoding NAD(P)-dependent malic enzyme, with translation MDMREKALKEHELWRGKLEIKSKVKVNTSEDLAIAYTPGVAEPCKEIEKDIENVYKYTMKSNTIAVVTDGSAVLGLGDIGPEAALPVMEGKCVLFKEFADIDAFPICLDTNDVDEIVNTIKIISPGLGGVNLEDISAPRCFEIERRLKQDLKIPVFHDDQHGTAIIVLAGIMNSLKIIKKQKENLKVVISGAGSAGIAIAKILLNFGIKNIILTDRKGILTQMEDNWAKREIADMTNPEKIQGDLSEALINSDIFIGVSAPGIVTKEMIETMNKDAIVFAMANPVPEIMPEEAKAGGARIIGTGRSDFPNQVNNVLAFPGILKGALKARTQITEEMKIAAAKAIAEMIPEEELNEENILPKAFKPGIAENVANAVINAAEK
- a CDS encoding CRISPR-associated endoribonuclease Cas6, producing MKYYELLTTVFSKKDIDYQEINWRIGELINQSMYFSEELKKFHKENKIKYYVFSGLSPIEKDKVYKRGRVYFFRLKSLNKSFIEEIKNNYNKINNDFFHIVSSEINVYQQQFITSLYTLNASISTLDGNKGYWKKEDGLELIKERIKNNLLKKYENYFEEELDLKDEFIEYIEVINKKPIVYKYKDFKVLGNKFNIKVGTSVESQKLAKLANAVGILEKNSSLGGGYVIGK